In Roseofilum casamattae BLCC-M143, the following proteins share a genomic window:
- a CDS encoding hybrid sensor histidine kinase/response regulator, which produces MTISSNRNQIFVFSQQIPLRWILIIPFIIQIFTAVGIVGYLSIRNGQSAVTEVTEQLRSEVSSRIEQRLDTYLATPHLVNALAAKAIRRFNLWNLDNMRGMEDYFFEQLIQFPNLSYVGFGGEEREFAGAGRSDDGSLIADLTDRTTNFVNMTYELNSQGELGEQISISPDYDPTVRPWYRAAIEANGAVWTDIYLTSDEKRPVISAVEPFYDRDRTLRGVLVIDLSLWHISEFLQNLKIGKTGEAFIMERDGLLIASSTLENPPVDEDGEPQRLSASDSDNQLIRASITSLQEEFNSLEEIKASQQLTFAIGDRKQLLQVTPIKDDRGLDWLIVVAVPEADFMAQIDVNTRQTILLCSIALIVATILGIFTSRWITRPILDLNRASKAIAEGDFQQHSTTRGIKELNSLGISFARMAEQLQDSFTTLETNNEILEKRVEERTAELQDAKLAADSANQAKSEFLANMSHELRTPLNGILGYAQILQRDRQATAKQKDGVTIIHQCGSHLLNLINDVLDLSKIEARKLELFTKDFDFEVFLKGVVEICRIKAEQKEIGFTYKALNHLPAAIHTDDKRLRQVLINLLGNAIKFTDRGGVTLKVGVIESVDSSELTTIGFQVEDSGVGMSSEQLEKIFQPFEQVGESDRKAEGTGLGLAISRQIVEMMGGELQVESQMHRGSTFSFAIAVAEVENWSELSSAQPSQQITGYQGQRQKILVVDDRWENRAVIINLLEPLDFELQEAENGKQGIERAKTWQPDLIVTDLVMPVMNGFEMTKALRSLSEFSEIPIIASSASVFNFDRQKSREVGCSDFLPKPVQVDELLAQLQTYLNLEWIIEDNEGTEFQESGEMIYPTEEEVMTIRAALDIGDFDELELEGSKLERHNSQYAPFARKLLALVREYDEKAISQLLVSTTVSH; this is translated from the coding sequence ATGACCATCTCCTCGAACCGCAACCAAATTTTTGTCTTTTCGCAGCAAATTCCCCTGCGTTGGATTCTAATTATTCCTTTCATCATACAAATTTTTACCGCAGTAGGGATCGTGGGTTATTTATCCATTCGCAACGGACAGAGTGCTGTAACCGAAGTCACCGAACAACTCCGCAGTGAAGTATCGAGCCGCATTGAACAACGTCTCGATACTTATTTGGCAACCCCCCATCTGGTTAATGCTTTAGCAGCAAAAGCCATTCGCCGCTTCAATCTCTGGAATCTGGATAATATGAGGGGAATGGAAGATTATTTTTTCGAGCAACTGATTCAGTTTCCCAATCTCAGTTATGTCGGTTTTGGAGGAGAAGAACGAGAGTTTGCGGGAGCAGGACGCAGTGATGATGGCTCTTTGATAGCCGATCTAACCGATCGCACCACTAACTTTGTCAATATGACTTACGAGCTTAATTCTCAAGGTGAATTGGGAGAGCAAATCTCAATCAGTCCCGATTACGATCCTACCGTCCGTCCTTGGTATCGCGCTGCAATTGAAGCCAATGGAGCCGTGTGGACGGATATTTATCTTACATCTGATGAGAAGCGTCCCGTCATTTCTGCTGTCGAGCCATTTTACGATCGCGATCGCACTCTCAGAGGAGTTTTAGTCATCGATCTGAGTCTTTGGCATATTAGTGAATTCTTACAAAACCTGAAAATTGGTAAAACCGGAGAAGCCTTTATCATGGAGCGCGATGGCTTATTGATTGCTTCTTCTACCTTAGAAAATCCTCCAGTCGATGAAGACGGAGAACCCCAGCGTCTGTCAGCTTCTGATAGCGATAATCAACTGATTCGTGCTAGCATTACTTCCCTGCAAGAAGAGTTTAACTCTCTAGAAGAGATTAAAGCATCCCAACAACTGACATTTGCCATTGGCGATCGCAAACAATTACTCCAAGTTACCCCCATTAAAGACGATCGCGGTCTCGATTGGCTGATTGTGGTTGCCGTTCCCGAAGCGGACTTTATGGCCCAAATTGACGTCAATACTCGCCAAACCATTTTACTGTGCTCGATCGCTTTAATTGTTGCCACAATTTTAGGGATCTTCACCTCTCGCTGGATTACTCGTCCTATTTTAGATCTCAATCGAGCCTCAAAAGCGATCGCTGAAGGTGATTTTCAGCAACATTCAACCACTCGCGGGATTAAAGAACTCAATAGTTTGGGAATATCGTTTGCGCGGATGGCCGAACAGTTGCAAGATTCTTTTACCACCTTAGAAACAAATAATGAGATCTTGGAAAAGCGCGTTGAAGAACGGACGGCAGAACTGCAAGACGCCAAACTTGCAGCCGATTCTGCCAATCAAGCCAAAAGCGAATTTTTAGCTAACATGAGCCACGAACTGCGAACTCCACTCAATGGCATCTTGGGATACGCACAAATCTTGCAGCGCGATCGCCAAGCCACGGCCAAACAAAAAGATGGAGTAACTATTATTCATCAATGCGGGTCTCATTTACTCAATTTAATTAACGACGTTCTCGACTTATCCAAAATTGAAGCTAGAAAATTAGAATTATTTACCAAAGACTTTGACTTTGAAGTATTTCTCAAAGGAGTCGTCGAAATTTGTCGGATCAAAGCCGAACAAAAAGAAATTGGCTTTACCTACAAAGCTCTCAATCATCTCCCTGCAGCCATTCATACCGATGATAAACGGTTGCGCCAAGTCTTGATTAATCTGCTCGGTAATGCGATTAAATTTACAGACCGAGGTGGGGTAACCTTAAAAGTGGGAGTCATTGAATCGGTAGATAGCTCGGAATTAACCACCATTGGCTTTCAAGTTGAAGATAGCGGAGTCGGTATGAGTTCGGAGCAATTAGAAAAAATCTTTCAGCCGTTCGAGCAAGTGGGAGAGAGCGATCGCAAAGCAGAAGGAACGGGTTTGGGGTTAGCCATTAGTCGGCAAATTGTGGAGATGATGGGAGGAGAGCTACAGGTAGAAAGCCAAATGCATCGAGGCAGCACTTTCAGCTTTGCTATTGCTGTAGCGGAAGTGGAAAATTGGAGCGAACTATCGTCAGCTCAACCCAGCCAACAGATTACCGGCTATCAAGGACAGAGACAGAAAATCTTAGTGGTAGACGATCGCTGGGAAAATCGTGCAGTGATTATTAATTTACTCGAACCCCTAGACTTTGAACTGCAAGAAGCCGAAAATGGCAAACAAGGAATAGAGCGAGCCAAAACGTGGCAACCGGATCTGATAGTTACCGATCTGGTGATGCCGGTAATGAATGGATTTGAAATGACAAAAGCCTTGCGCAGCTTATCTGAGTTTTCGGAAATTCCGATTATTGCTTCTTCAGCCAGCGTGTTTAACTTCGATCGCCAGAAAAGCCGAGAAGTAGGATGCAGTGATTTTCTGCCGAAACCGGTACAAGTCGATGAATTACTGGCGCAGTTGCAAACCTACTTGAACTTGGAGTGGATAATCGAAGACAATGAAGGAACAGAATTTCAAGAGTCGGGAGAAATGATTTATCCGACAGAGGAGGAAGTAATGACCATTCGTGCTGCTTTGGATATTGGTGACTTTGATGAGTTAGAACTGGAAGGATCGAAATTAGAGCGTCATAATAGCCAATATGCTCCTTTTGCCCGCAAGCTCTTGGCATTGGTGCGAGAGTATGATGAAAAGGCAATCTCCCAATTGCTTGTTTCTACCACTGTTAGTCACTAA